The region CTTTATTTCCTTCATTCTTCTGCACTTTTTTTTCATTGGAATTTGCAAACACTTTGACATATTAAAATATGGGTTAGGGATTGATGACGGTCTGTCATTGCATGAATTTAGTCGAAGAATCAGatcaaaacaagtgaaagatgAGCCAAAATAAAGAACATAGACAAAAAAAATGAGGAAAAAAATAGCTAGTGTGAAgattgtggacttagtgaaagtgtgaatgaaaaaggagcaaaaaagaGTGCAACTTCagaaataatcacatgcatcaTCGCGCAATCGATTGGGCCCATAAAAGTTGCATCACACAATACAAGTCATCACTGCGATGATCCCTTTTTTCTGGGATTTTCTGACAAGTTCTGGTCCATTCTGAAGCTAATAAAAGGGGATTTTCTGCACTTTCACAAAAGTTACAATTTGGAGAGAGCAAAACACGAGTTTTACAGCACCAAGGGTGATTTTTAGGGGATTTTAAGCCATTAGAGGTCATTACTTCAAGGGAATTcatatgttattttcatctatcaattgtGGTATTATTATTTGAATTATGAGTAGATAAGCTTCTCTAGGTTAGGTTGTtttatgatgaacctatttcaatattgttggattctatgttgatttgactttgtatgaaccttttgatctataatAAAATTCAATTGCTTATTATTCTTAatgttttttatgtgagatactcttttaatctgatcttgggcacatagggaatactgatcattagtctatgtgttggacctagggaaattgttgtacttacgctggttgaataggaaTAGAAGACCCCGAGTAATGGCATAGGGAATTAACGTTGTATACATCGCCTAACCCTGCTTACAATGGAGGAGTAGGGATAGAAAGCTccgagtagtggttagtgagttattttgtTAGGGATCGACTATAATAATTTTGTTAATTCGTCGTGGGGTTATAGTTAGAAGATCATTCATACAAGGTATCAAACATCTACAATATAGGAATAGAGGATTCTAAAACACAACTTGACCACTTTCGTGATTCTGTTTAATCGCTAATTTACTTTTCGCACTAAAACTTGAAAACCCTATTTTTCTTACTAGTTTTTATACattgcacacattttgtcttgcttgAAGGCAACCCatgtggattcgatctttttttattactgcgacattatcggtacacttgccgagaagttATCAAGTTTTTGGGGCCGTTGCTGGGGACTGTTGATTTTTCAACAAGGCGACGTTTAGGAAATGTTTTAATTTtagtcttttttatttttgttttattttcttgattttcataATGTTACTGAGGTATTTTCTTTTTGTGTAAGCATAGTTCAGGGTCCACATTAATACCATTTGATCCAGAAATTGAAAGAATCACACGTGCTCGCATAAAAGCTGTTAGAGAAGCAGCTCTGGACGATGGAATATCATTAGAAAAGAAACTATCAAGTtcttctgactctgaagaggaaGTCACCATGGAAGCTCTACCACCCCTAACTATGAGGGATTACTGTAAAAAAACGATGAAGAACAGGTTTCGAGAGGGTTTGTATCGGAAGACCCTGCTAACTTTGATATTAAAAATTCTACACTTTCAGGTTTAAGAGAAAATATGTTCGATGAGAATGTGATTAGAGACCAGTGGGTGCATCGCGTCTTGCACTATTTTACGAAACATCTTCAATGTGAAAACCAACTAATATCACTGAAGACCAGGTTAAATTGAGGTTGTTTGGATTCTCACTGATTGGAAAGGCGGAAGATTGGTTACTTTGCCATCCAAATTGAACATTTCGGACTTGGAAGAAATTGGAGGATAAATTCCTAGAAAGATTCTTCACTACTACTCAGTTTACCGAGCGCCGAGCAGAAATTATGAATTTTGAGCAGCAAGAAACTAAGTCACTTTATGACTcttgggaaagattcaaactTGTTATGCAGATGCCTAGATCACAATATGAATAACATGAAGCAAATGCAAAAATTTCATTAAAGGTCTCAAGAACAAACTCATTTGTTCTTGGATGCTTTCGCAGGAGGTGTTATCCTCCAGGTGACTGAACCACAAGTAAAAGACCTTATTGAGAAGATGTGTATGAATGAGTATCGTTCAAAAAGTAAAAGGTTAGTGAAGATTGAAATTGTTGGCATGCCTAAAGGTATGTTAGTTATTGATACCCATACTGCTATGTTAGCTCAGATTGAATTGTTAAATAAAAAGTTAGTTAAAAGTAACTTAGGTAAAGTTAACGTGAGCCAAGTACAGGCACATAGGTGTAATTCCGGTGGAGGAGAACATGCGAATGGAAGGTGCTCGTTGGAAGGTACAAGTGAGGAGGTCTAATTTTCTAATTTTCATAAGAATAACCCGTATTCCAACACATACAATCTGGGTTGGAAAGATCACTCAAATTTTCGTTGGAGCAATAATCAAAATTCAAATGCTAACCAAGGTAAACAATAAAGCCAACAAGATTTGTTTCAAAGATAGATGTCACAGTTGGGAGAGACCTTGCATAATTTCATTAAAGTCACTCAAAATATCTTTGATCAGGTAAATAAGAACCATGAAACTATGAGTAGAAACAATGATGCATCAATTAAGAATTCGGAGACACGTATTGGTCAGTTATCTAGACAAATAGTTGTTTGCCTAGCTCAAGTGGAGGATTCATAGGTAACATTGTAGATAATCCTAAGAATAATCATGCAAGGTTGTGGAAATAGATTTTGGGGTAATTACTAAAAATGGTGAAGCTAAAATAGTTAAAGCAGGTGTAATTGAGAAAAAATAAGGTGTGATAAAAAAAGAAGAGAGTAACAATCAAGGTCACCAAGAGGAAAGAGGAGTCACCCTTGATCAACTCACCGATAAAAACTCTCCTTGGAGAAGAACAAAGAAGCAGATCCTGGCTGAACCAAATCCTCCTTTACCGGATTACATGAAACCACCGTACCCGATAATTAAAAAGAAACTGGTTCAAGCTTAGGAAGCAGGGATGTTTACAAAGTTCAAGGAAATCCTAGTTACTCTCTAGGTAAGTATTTAGTTCCATGAAATATTATAAATAATGCCTAAGTTTtctaaatttaagaatgaattacTAAAGGGGACAAAAGAGAAAGTGGTCAAGGAACATGTAAACATAACCGAAAAGGATGATGTGGTAATACATCAATCTTTGCCACCAAAATTAAAAGACCCAGGTAAGTTTACTATTTCTTGTAATATCAGTATAGTGAATATTTCGTATGCTCTATGTGATCTTGGATCTAACATAAATGTTATGCCACTAAAAACGGTTAAAGAATTGAAATTGGGTGAGATCACACTGAGTAACATGACTCTCACTCTAGCTAACTCATTTGTTACTCAATCAATTGTTATTTTACGTGACGTGTTAGTACATGTTGATGGATTAGTGTTTCCTGCAAATTTTGTAGTGCTTGGTACAAAAGGAGATTCAAGAGGATCTGTTATTCTCGTACGACCATTCTTGGCAATCGAGAAAGTAAAGATTGATGTATAAACGAGTGAACTTATCTTGAAGTTCAATAAAGAGAAGGTGGTTTTCAAGGTGTATGATTGGACACTGTATGTGGAGAATTTGGATACTTTCTACCATCTGGAGGAAAAAGGTAGGAAAGTAGACAAAGGAACAAGAAGAAGTGAAGTGGCTGGTGTGAGGCTATCCCTTGCGCCTGACGTGCCTTAGACATggatcgtcaagctaatgacgtaAAAAAAGTGCTTgatgggaggcaacccatcaGTAAGAATTTATTTTTATGTCATAGTGAATtctaatttttaaaattttcaatttttgtCTTATGTTGTTGGAAGAGAAAATAGgtaaaaaaagaaaagaaagaaaaagggaaaGAAAAAAGAGAGGAAAGCTTCAGATCCTGGTATAATCACGCATCATATCACATGCCTGATAGGGCTCTATCGCGCACATGATATAGGCATCACACGCGCGATAGAGACATTGGGGAGATTCTGAGTTCCATTGGCATCATGCGTGCTATGAGGTTATGACGCACGCGATATGACATTTGGAGGGAGACGTTGGAGGGAGACGTTGGAGGTAACTGTTGCTAACGCGTACACGACGAAACTATAATGCGCGCGATGAGAAACGACTGGTTGGCCTATAAATAGTTGTTTTCAAATCACTTTTCCCTCATAATTCTCTTATACTCCTCTACTTTCTACTTTTTACTCTAAGCTAAAGTCTGCGcaaattttcttcttctttttcttcgtgtgtattgtttttgtttttgttgtagGCATCATTGCTCCCAAAAGAGGATACGTGTCAAGAGGCTAATCACCAATGGCTTCCCTAACGCTTAATGCTCCGACGTTCCCAAACCTCAAATTTCAGGCTGACGCGCATGCTGAAAAATTTCTCAAGTTAGTGGATTACCACATTATGATGAAAAGAGCATTTGATTTGAATGATTTGCAAGGTTTGAACAAATATGAGAGCTTTTGCAATAAAGAAAATGGTTAAGTTTTAATAATTTTATTCATGAAACAAATAAGagtattgtaagaccccaattttgaccctaagatctctcatgatataccatcatatgcattggcattgagGTCACACCTTGGCACCCTCCTCCCCCCTCATTCATTtggtttgcattgggagatatcaccaagcaccatttgattgtatcataatttgtattttatcatttttactaaccaaaataccaaaaatatgtcttttcatttatctaactcttttgtaggtagggcacatgctcacctttgatctatcaagttcatatctagggtttaagaccctcagaGTAAGGATTTCAATCAAGAATTTGTTTACTATGGCTCtagcatcatatatggatcctcatgagcttcacatattattttggtcaaaaattcatcaaaagtttggaattggtttgccttggaaaccctagttcatctgggtatcttgtgtaacttcttcatcaagcttcttcaacaattgatcaaagATTTCATaggatacttcaaatttcatcatcttatgcatatatgatatcccatgagtcccaaaagtcaagagaattgcaatctagcaagttggttgatgggggttgaccagaggaattcatctaatcaaatccggggtcccctagaccctatctcctacaatttttgtcatatgaaaatgattccaagaaaaacgttactctaagtgacattccaaacaactttaatgtttatgtctagagctagttttgcttggaaagtcaatttttatggtgaaagattatatgtcattttgtctaaaccctaatttggagctcaacttcccaaggtcataacttgctcaatctttatgagataaaatatttccaagtttcacaatcaaattaaatgtgtctacttcaacttttatgtttagaggaatagctaattcaacttttatgagcatgtgatatgaggatacattataggtcattttggaccaataccattgaacaagtgattttcctcaacttcaaaaatgcctaactccttcatattaaatccaaatgagttcaaatttatgaaaattttgaaggacttttaaagagatacaactttgatgaaggaacgtttctcatttgaagctcacacaaaatgttagccaaggtggaataagtgaacaaatggcttgacacttagaattttttttgatatgttaaaattttcaaacttccacctcaaaattcatcatggtacaagcttcaaatggaaaggggttcaacatgaaagttgttcctcttgatctaaccttttcaaaaagtccaatttcatccattttggacaagatttgaataggctgcacatggcttgaacattgcatcatcatttgacaaagatcaaacttcaagcttccatatacatttgccttgcattccaagttgatttcatacttactcacactcaattatggaGCAAAAGGAATGATCTCGTGGGCCCGTACACACCCATGTACACATGTATCACTCatggccaattttggaaactcaattgtaaggtgcaaatatcatgtgattcagctataaatagaggcccATGTGCTTAGAATTAAGGACTCCctcgcgccagctttgatcccaaacactAAACCCTTACATTTGATAGGATAATCCTAAGAATTTtctttggaaattgagtttgaatctcacagttttgagattcaaaactccagggatccaagaccttttcTGCATTCtattctacttctgcaagcatcctgagcaagatcaagcacgagccaaagcaagaacaagtgaatctcgacctgcattaaaggtattttctagaaaatttcatctcttcgattctcactcaattctccataattctattggatccttggttgtttgaagtcctaccaatgtaggcaacaagattgagtttctttgaggtcaaatcgaagcaacttagatcatgcacctcaaa is a window of Lathyrus oleraceus cultivar Zhongwan6 chromosome 6, CAAS_Psat_ZW6_1.0, whole genome shotgun sequence DNA encoding:
- the LOC127095186 gene encoding uncharacterized protein LOC127095186; this encodes MPKFSKFKNELLKGTKEKVVKEHVNITEKDDVVIHQSLPPKLKDPGKFTISCNISIVNISYALCDLGSNINVMPLKTVKELKLGEITLSNMTLTLANSFVTQSIVILRDVLVHVDGLVFPANFVVLGTKGDSRGSVILVRPFLAIEKVKIDV